A window from Cryptomeria japonica chromosome 1, Sugi_1.0, whole genome shotgun sequence encodes these proteins:
- the LOC131028632 gene encoding guard cell S-type anion channel SLAC1-like, with translation MNSRSQSKLPFLLRIHSGHFHICLGLCSQTVLWKTLEENPLSFIRFPFKIPSHFTFGLWLLALLGFLVISGAYLSKCVFHFETVRMEYFNRVRVNYFFVPWIAGMLLRLGLPSNIAPDNVHPVVCCIFMVPIAVLELKIYGQWFTKVKRSLARVANPSTHLSVIGNFMIARIATEVEWKEIAFFFFTVGIIHYAVVFITLYQRLSSDITASRKICPVFFLFIAAPSSASVAWKAISGSFDTFSMMLLFLTFLVLGLDNENRFLPRQHTEIFNDLVGMRISNYDNVSSRTKVCREREASHCSYIGLCSLFDLHGNDINSCTVNYCQHGSG, from the exons ATGAATTCCAGATCTCAGAGCAAATTACCCTTTCTGCTACGCATTCATTCCGGACATTTTCACATATGCCTCGGCCTCTGCAGTCAAACGGTTCTCTGGAAAACTCTAGAGGAGAACCCCTTGTCGTTTATTCGTTTTCCTTTCAAAATCCCCAGTCACTTCACGTTTGGGCTGTGGTTGCTTGCCTTGTTAGGGTTTCTTGTAATATCGGGAGCATACctatcaaaatgtgtgtttcactTCGAGACTGTTCGCATGGAGTATTTCAATCGTGTGAGGGTGAATTACTTCTTTGTACCTTGGATCGCAGGCATGTTGTTAAGGCTTGGGCTTCCTTCTAATATAGCTCCCGACAATGTGCACCCTGTGGTATGTTGTATATTTATGGTTCCCATCGCCGTCCTAGAGCTCAAAATCTACGGCCAGTGGTTTACCAAAGTAAAGAGGTCTCTGGCTCGAGTTGCAAACCCTTCCACTCATTTGTCCGTAATCGGTAATTTCATGATAGCCCGAATCGCAACAGAAGTAGAGTGGAAGGAAATTGCTTTCTTCTTCTTTACTGTGGGAATAATTCATTACGCGGTTGTGTTCATAACGCTTTACCAGAGACTGTCCTCAGATATCACGGCTTCCAGGAAAATATGCCCGGTGTTCTTTCTGTTTATTGCAGCTCCAAGCTCGGCAAGCGTGGCGTGGAAAGCAATATCGGGCTCATTCGATACGTTCTCCATGATGCTGCTTTTTCTCACTTTTCTTGTGCTCGGCCTTG ATAATGAGAATCGATTTCTTCCGCGACAGCATACGGAGATTTTCAATGACCTGGTGGGCATGCGCATATCCAATTACGACAACGTCAGTAGCCGCACTAAAGTATGCAGAGAGCGTGAAGCATCCCATTGCTCGTACATTGGCTTATGCTCTCTCTTCGATCTCCATGGTAATGATATTAATTCTTGCACTGTTAACTATTGTCAACATGGTAGTGGCTAG